One Aquamicrobium sp. genomic region harbors:
- a CDS encoding phosphoribosylanthranilate isomerase has protein sequence MRPDVKICGLKTADAIDAALAGGASHVGFIFFAKSPRTIAPEEAGRLREAARGRAKAVAVAVDADDAFLDGIVAAMRPDMLQLHGQETPARVAEVRARYRLPVMKALAISEAADLAGIAPFLGVADRFLFDAKPPKDAVLPGGNGVAFDWRLLATLDPGVDYMLSGGLDAANVGDALRLAHPPGLDVSSGVESAPGVKDTGLIADFLNAVRAARAGEAA, from the coding sequence ATGCGCCCCGACGTCAAGATATGCGGCCTGAAGACGGCCGACGCCATCGACGCCGCCCTTGCCGGCGGCGCGAGCCATGTCGGCTTCATCTTCTTCGCGAAGAGCCCGCGCACCATCGCGCCGGAGGAGGCGGGACGGCTGCGCGAGGCGGCGCGGGGCAGGGCGAAGGCGGTGGCCGTGGCGGTCGATGCCGACGACGCCTTCCTCGATGGAATCGTCGCGGCGATGCGGCCCGACATGCTCCAGCTTCACGGTCAGGAGACGCCGGCGCGCGTGGCCGAGGTCAGGGCGCGCTATCGCCTGCCGGTGATGAAGGCGCTGGCGATCTCGGAGGCGGCCGACCTTGCCGGCATCGCGCCGTTCCTCGGCGTCGCCGACCGCTTCCTGTTCGACGCGAAGCCGCCGAAGGACGCGGTGCTGCCGGGCGGCAACGGCGTCGCCTTCGACTGGCGGCTCCTGGCGACACTTGACCCCGGCGTCGATTACATGCTTTCGGGAGGGCTGGACGCCGCCAATGTCGGCGACGCGCTGCGCCTTGCCCATCCGCCCGGCCTCGATGTCTCCTCGGGCGTGGAAAGCGCGCCGGGCGTCAAGGACACGGGGCTGATCGCAGACTTCCTGAATGCCGTAAGGGCCGCGCGCGCCGGCGAGGCCGCCTGA
- a CDS encoding histone deacetylase family protein gives MKTIFSPRHAGHAGNVELDANAIVPAYEKPARAEIVRARVEAVGLGPVLGPAAHDLATARKVHKPAYLDFLPTVYSEWEKAGRSGTAMPYVWPTRGLRGDVEPRSIEARLGFYSFDCGATFVGGTWDAIKSSHDVALTAAGLVAAGERAAFALCRPPGHHAGSAFMGGYCYINNAAVAAEWLRDNGAARVSILDVDYHHGNGTQEIFYARADVQVVNLHADPLAEYPYFLGHADERGAGAGDGFNHNLPLPLGTAWAGWSAALDTACGLIAAHRPDALVVSLGVDTFERDPISRFRLTSADYPKIGRRIGRLALPTLFVMEGGYAVEEIGVNAVGVLTGFEEG, from the coding sequence ATGAAGACGATCTTCTCGCCACGCCATGCCGGCCATGCCGGCAATGTCGAACTGGACGCCAACGCCATCGTGCCGGCCTACGAGAAGCCGGCGCGGGCCGAGATCGTGCGGGCGCGCGTCGAGGCGGTCGGTCTCGGCCCGGTGCTGGGGCCGGCCGCGCACGACCTTGCCACGGCGCGCAAGGTGCACAAGCCGGCCTATCTCGACTTCCTGCCCACCGTTTATTCCGAATGGGAGAAGGCGGGCCGGAGCGGCACGGCGATGCCCTATGTCTGGCCGACGCGCGGCCTGCGCGGCGATGTCGAGCCGCGGAGCATCGAGGCCAGGCTCGGCTTCTATTCGTTCGACTGCGGCGCGACCTTCGTTGGCGGAACCTGGGACGCGATCAAATCCTCGCACGACGTGGCGCTGACGGCGGCCGGCCTGGTCGCCGCAGGCGAGCGCGCGGCGTTCGCGCTCTGCCGCCCGCCCGGCCACCACGCCGGCTCGGCCTTCATGGGCGGCTATTGCTACATCAACAACGCGGCCGTCGCCGCCGAGTGGCTGCGCGACAACGGCGCGGCGCGCGTGTCGATCCTCGACGTCGACTATCACCACGGCAACGGCACGCAGGAGATCTTCTACGCCCGCGCCGACGTGCAGGTCGTCAACCTGCATGCCGACCCGCTCGCCGAGTATCCCTATTTCCTCGGCCACGCCGACGAGCGCGGCGCGGGCGCGGGCGACGGCTTCAACCACAACCTGCCGCTTCCCCTCGGCACGGCGTGGGCCGGATGGAGCGCGGCGCTCGACACGGCCTGCGGCCTGATCGCCGCCCATCGCCCGGACGCGCTTGTCGTCTCGCTCGGGGTCGACACCTTCGAGCGCGACCCGATCAGCCGGTTCCGGCTGACGAGCGCCGACTACCCGAAGATCGGCCGCCGCATCGGCCGGCTCGCCTTGCCGACGCTGTTCGTCATGGAGGGCGGCTACGCGGTGGAGGAGATCGGCGTCAACGCCGTCGGCGTGCTGACCGGCTTCGAGGAAGGCTGA
- a CDS encoding DUF1850 domain-containing protein — protein sequence MSLCILAGGKAATLAAAAFTLSWTHSVEKTEWREEWRATPAGLELVEARIKGSGAGIDPPDGAVLEDGWWVYAPTIAPVPRLVLAASGATVSGWTLCADGACLTLGAAAGETVVVEACEKE from the coding sequence GTGAGCCTGTGCATCCTTGCCGGCGGCAAGGCGGCGACGCTGGCCGCCGCCGCCTTCACGCTTTCCTGGACCCATTCGGTCGAGAAGACGGAATGGCGCGAGGAATGGCGTGCCACCCCGGCCGGCCTCGAGCTCGTCGAGGCGCGGATCAAGGGGTCGGGCGCGGGGATCGACCCGCCCGACGGCGCGGTGCTGGAAGATGGCTGGTGGGTCTATGCGCCGACGATCGCGCCGGTGCCGCGGCTCGTGCTCGCCGCCTCGGGCGCGACCGTTTCCGGCTGGACGCTCTGCGCCGACGGCGCCTGCCTCACGCTCGGCGCGGCGGCCGGCGAAACCGTGGTCGTCGAAGCGTGCGAAAAGGAATAG